A region from the Dioscorea cayenensis subsp. rotundata cultivar TDr96_F1 unplaced genomic scaffold, TDr96_F1_v2_PseudoChromosome.rev07_lg8_w22 25.fasta BLBR01001466.1, whole genome shotgun sequence genome encodes:
- the LOC120256490 gene encoding GDSL esterase/lipase At5g63170-like yields MAAPLQYSLLLLPFLCLFLALAFSSGEADPKVPAIFIFGDSSADVGNSKYLSGGQDYYNNFLPYGIDYPSKNARHPTGRYSNGYNGADALAQIMGFKESPPPFRSLLIDNNTCEIDITQAMKGLNFASGGSRLLTESSDGVISMTEQVKCFRKFRSQLTTPYPLLSESLFLISIGDNDIGAFLSETYHKRNDTDFNIFIETASFISNLTATYRNHIMDLYELGGRKFGIVNFVPVGYIPRANVVSRNDTNVLNILPWLCNIALKVLMNNLSSTLPGMKYSIGNSYAVFMKIIDNPGAYGFKNVTDPCCGSALYGCNQTATVCSDRSQYLFWDNVHPTMATAEVFGNLVYDGSTEFASPINFKKLVEDYNELTSVY; encoded by the exons ATGGCAGCACCACTTCAGTACTCCCTTCTCCTCCTCCCATTCCTCTGCCTCTTCCTTGCTCTGGCCTTCTCTTCCGGCGAGGCCGACCCCAAAGTTCCGGCGATCTTCATCTTTGGTGACTCCTCTGCCGACGTGGGCAACAGTAAGTATTTGTCCGGGGGCCAAGATTATTACAATAATTTCTTACCCTATGGAATTGACTACCCTTCAAAGAACGCTCGTCACCCCACTGGAAGGTACAGTAATGGCTACAATGGCGCTGACGCCTTGG CACAAATTATGGGATTCAAAGAAAGTCCACCACCTTTCCGCTCTCTCTTGATTGACAACAACACTTGCGAAATTGATATAACGCAAGCAATGAAGGGGTTAAATTTTGCCTCGGGAGGATCTAGACTTTTAACg GAAAGCAGTGATGGCGTCATTTCCATGACAGAGCAGGTGAAGTGCTTTCGTAAATTTCGGTCACAGCTCACTACACCTTACCCGCTGCTCTCTGAATCTCTCTTCCTCATAAGTATCGGAGATAATGATATAGGTGCCTTTCTCAGCGAAACCTACCACAAAAGGAACGACAccgattttaatatttttattgaaaccGCAAGCTTCATTTCTAATCTTACTGCCACCTACAGAAATCATATAATG GATCTCTATGAACTTGGTGGGAGGAAGTTCGGTATTGTTAATTTTGTACCTGTAGGATACATTCCTAGAGCGAATGTTGTTTCCCGTAATGATACAAACGTCCTAAATATCCTGCCATGGTTATGCAACATTGCGTTAAAGGTTCTTATGAATAATCTGAGCTCAACATTGCCAGGGATGAAATATTCTATTGGAAATTCCTATGCTGTTTTCATGAAGATAATTGATAACCCTGGAGCCTACG GTTTTAAAAATGTGACAGATCCATGTTGTGGATCTGCTCTATATGGTTGCAATCAAACTGCTACAGTTTGTTCGGATCGAAGCCAGTACTTATTTTGGGATAATGTACACCCTACAATGGCAACAGCTGAAGTTTTTGGGAATTTAGTTTATGATGGCTCAACCGAATTTGCCTCTCCTATCAACTTCAAAAAATTAGTTGAAGATTATAACGAGTTAACTTCAGTGTATTAG